The DNA region CAGGGAGGGGGCGGTGTTGAGCCCTACAATGGTGCGATCCGAAAGAACGATGTGGTGAATGTCCAGATTGCAGGGGAGCCAACTCTCTCTGGGCTATTTCGGGTTGGGATGGATGATGCCATCACTCTGCCGCTTGTTGGCTCTCTGAAGGTTGCTGGCCTGCTTCCTACGGCAGCTGCAGATCTTATTGCAGGTCTCTACAAGAAAAAACAGCTCCTGGTTGATCCCCAGGTGGTTGTCAGTATTGTCGGGCGGCCGGAGAAGACGGTTTTTGTCTCTGGGGCTCTGGATCGTCAAGGTCGTGTGGTGATTAATGAAAAGACCCGTCTTGACGAGGTACTCGAGCCAGCGGGCGTGACCGCGAATGCCGATCTTAGTAAGGTGGTTATCACACGGGGCGAGACAAAGATCTCGGTTGATTATTTGGTCTACCGCTCGGGTAAAGACACACCCGACGGTAAAAACAACCCGATTCTTGAGGATGGAGACAAGATCTATATCCGTGCGCGGATTCAGCTCTCGGGCACCATCAAAATTGGTGGTGAGGTTCGAACACCGCAAACCACGGCACTAACCAATGGACTGACCCTCTCCCAAGCGATTCAGCAGTCCGGGGGCGTGACGGAGTTTGCAGATCGCGATAAAGTGACTCTCTCGCGTGACGGAAAAGATATCATTGTTGCCTATAAAGCGATTCAAGAAGGCCAGACCAGCAAAGATATCCCACTCCAAGATAAAGATGAGATCTTTGTTCCGCGGCTAATGTTGGGGAGTGTTAAGGTCAATGGGGAAGTACGATCACCGCAAACGGCAGTTCTGACTAAGGGCATGACCCTGGCGCAGGCGATCCAGATGGCAGGAGGGGTGACCGAGTTCGCAGATCGTGATCGAGTTACGATCTCACGGGATGGTAAGGAGATTCTTGTCCCCTACAAAGCGATCCAGGAGGGCCAGACAAGCAAGGATCTCCCGTTACAGGATAAAGACGAGATCTTTGTTCGTCGCCTAGAGAAGCCAAAGGTGTTTCACGTGACGGGTGGGGTCGTGCGAGCAAACACCTTCCCGATCAGTGACAATGTCACCCTTAGTGACGCGATCGCGATGTCTGGTGGGGTCCAGGATGGTGTTGATCTCAAGAAGATTAAGGTATTGCGCAAGACGGAAAAAGGCGAGATCGTTACCAGGGTCTATAACTTGACACTTCCCGAAGACCTGGCAGCTCCCGTCCAAGCCGAAGACTCGATCTCTGTGCCTTACCCACCCATGAAAAAGCCGAAGCCAGATCTCTTCACGATCCTTGGAGCCTTGACAAGCATCGGTTTTCTCTACACGCAATTTAATCGACGTTAGTCTATTTAGTGCTAGTGGCTGAATAGGAGCGTTTAGCCGATAATGGGGAAGTGCAGCGCTCACTTCCCCTTCTGACCCTTCTGGCGACTCTTGGTCTCTATCTCGCCTTCCTCTTGCCTCGCTTGCTGTGGATCGATGAGACAGGGGTTTGGGTGGGCCAAGAGCACCTCTGGAGCGATTGGCCGTGGCACCTGGCGATGGCCCGCCAGCTCGCCGCAGGCATCTGGACCCATCCGCTGATTGCAGGGGAGTCTCTACACTACCCTTTTGCCATGGCGCTCATCACCGCAGGGCTGCTCAAGCTAGGAGTGGGACTCACCGCGGCATTTCTCTTTCCCATCTTGCCTCTGTGGTTGTTGCTTTTAGTCGGTATGTACCGCTTTTGGACCCCCCTACTCAGCAAGCCCTGGTTGGCACTTCTACCAATCTTCTTGTTCTTTCTCGCGGCGGGCCCCGGTGGCCTCCGCTGGCTGCTGGATATCAAGACCCAAGGGCTTGGGGCACTACTAGCCCCACCACACGAGTATGGGCGTGCTTTGGAGGAGTGGGGCTATGAGTGGTATGCCGGAAACTTCCTCGTCGGGATGCTTCTGCCCCAGCGTGCTTTTCTCCCTGGGATGACCCTGACGATCTGGCTACTCTGCGGTCTCCAAAGGGCAAGCTGTCGGCGTCAGTGGGGGCTGATCGGGCTTGGCGCAGGGCTCTTGCCGATTGTCCATGTCCATAGCCTGATTGCATTGATTGCGTTTGGTGCAGCATTGCTCTGGCCGCACCGTGCACGCTGGCGCGAGTGGGGGCTTGCGTTCCTGCCCGGCGCTGCACTTGCCATTGTGCTTTACTTGATCTACTTGCGCCCCGAGAACCCCTACCCCCATTTTGTCAAGCTCCAGCTAGGCTTTGAGGCCAAGACCCCGCTCGATTGGTTTATGATGTGGTGGCGCTTCTGGGGGATGGCCCTCCCGGTGACCTTCTGTGGGCTTTTCTTTTTGCCACGTGGCAGTTTGCGTGGGATTGTAGGGGCGGCAGCTGGGCTTTTCGTGCTCGCTAATGTCATTCTCTTCCAGCCCATAGCCTGGGATAACTCCAAGGTCTTTCTGTGGGCCTACTTTGGCTTCTCAGGGGCGATGGCCTGTCTCTTGGGGCACTTTGGGCAGCGTGGAGTAGGAGGGAAGGTGATTGCGAGTGTCCTGTGCTTCTCACTGACAATCACCGGGCTTGCAGAGCTGATTCGCCTCCAGCGCACGGATGTGAAGCCGTGTCAGGTGGTCTCACGGGACGATATGCTCCTTGCGGAGTCGCTTCGGGAGCAGACACCGGAGGGAGCGATCTTTCTCACGGGAATGGATATCGCCAACGCGCCACTCTGGGCGGGGAGGCCGATCTTTCTCGGCTTTGGTGGTTGGATGCCTAACTTCGGCTACGACCATCGCCAGCGGGAGACGGACCTCAAGAAGATGTTCTCAGGAGCCTCTGACGCACCCGAGCTGCTCAAGAAATGGCACATTGACTTTGTCTTTATCGGCCCGGGCGAGCGCTCCAGCTGGGGAGCTAACGAAGCCTGGTACGCAGCCCACTATCCGCTTCTCTGCAAGGTGGGGGATAAGAGCGTCTATCAGATCAAACGGTAACAGCCAGCGGGCAGACCATCTGCCCGCTGGCTGTTGGAGGTTACGCGCCCCAGCTAGAGTGGAACGTGCCCTCGCGGTCGGTGCGCTCGTAGGTGTGGGCGCCGAAGAGGTCGCGCTGGGCTTGGATCAGGTTCGCTGGCAGGCTCGCGCGGCGGTAGCCGTCGTAGTAGGCCAGCGACGACGCAAACGCGGGGACGGGGACGCCTAGCTTGACGGCCTCACCGACCACGCGGCGCCACGCGGCCTGGCGTGCGGCCAGCCCATCGCGGAAGTACGGGTCGAGCATGAGGTTGGCTAGCTCCGGGTTGTTGTCGTAGGCGTCCTTGATGCGGTTGAGGAACCGGGCGCGGATGATGCAGCCACCGCGCCAGATGGTTGCGATCTCGCCACGGTTGAGGCTCCAGCCAAACTCCGCCGCGGCAGCGTCCATGAGCTGGATACCCTGGGCGTAGGCGACGATCTTGGAGCAGTAGAGCGCATCACGAATGTCGTTGACAAAGGCCACTTTATCGCCCTCAAAGGCCACATCGACCGGCCCAGGGAGCTGAGTACTGGCGGCGACGCGCTCGTCTTTTAGGGCGGAGAGGCAGCGGGCAAAGACGGCCTCGGTGATTCCGGTGACCGGGATGCCTAGGTCCAGCGCGTTCTGGCTGGTCCACTTGCCGGTACCCTTTTGGGCGGCCTTGTCCAGCACGAAGTCCACCAGGTGGCCCTCGGTGAGCGTGTCCTTGGTCTGGAAGATCTGGGTCGTGATCTCGATCAGGAAGCTGTCCAGATCGCCCTCGTTCCACTCCCCAAAGGTCTTGGCGAGCTCATTGTTGCTGAGGCCGCAGACATTCTTGAGAAGATCGTACGCCTCGGCGATGAGCTGCATGTCGGCGTACTCGATCCCGTTGTGCACCATCTTGACATAGTGGCCAGCACCATCGGCACCGATATACGCGACACAGGGCGTGCCATCGACCTTGGCGGAGATCGCCTCAAAGATCGGTGCAACCCGGTCATAGGCCTCACGCTGGCCACCGGGCATGATCGAGGGGCCGTTGAGCGCGCCCTCTTCGCCACCAGAGACCCCAACCCCAAGGAAGTTCAGGCCCTTGGCGGTGAGGTCTTTGTTTCGGCGCTGGGTGTCGGTGTAGAGCGAGTTGCCGCCGTCGATCAGCGTATCGCCGGGGGAGAGCAAGGGGACCAGCTCGTCGATCACCGCGTCCACCGGGCCGCCTGCCTTGACCATGATCAGGATGGTGCGGGGCGCCTCCAGGGCATCGACAAGCTCCTTGAGGCTGTGTGCCCCAACAAAGGTCCCCTCGGTGCCAAAGTCGGCGATAAACTCATCGACCTTGCTAGCGGTGCGGTTGTGCACGGCGATCGGGAAGCCATTGTGGGCGACATTGCGGGCGAGGTTCTGGCCCATGACGGCGAGGCCGGTGAGGCCAAAGTGCGGTTTCTGACTCAAAAGATTTTGCTCCGTGTAGAGAGATTCGCAGTCATTCTATCGCACAGGGCGACGATGATAAACTGTCGCATGAGAGCGCGCAAAAATAGGGAGTGGATGCAGTCTTGGCACAATCCTGAGGAGATGCGTCGCACTTTTCCGCTCTGGCCATTTTTAGGAGCTTGTTGGCTCCTCGCGTCTTTGGTGGATTTCTTTTTTCCGTTAGCGGACAGCGATAGTGGCTGGTTTCTCGGGATAGGGATCTTACTATTTCTTGTCTGGTGGTTTCGTTTTTTCCGTGTGCTCAAGGGAGGCCGACGCTGTGGTTGGCTGGAGAGTCGCCGAGCATCTCGAGGATTGGGTAGAGAGGCTGCTCTTGTGATCCTGTGGTTTGGCATCTCTGCTCTCGATGCGACATTGGCCCTACGCTTTCGTCTTGCGCGCCCAGCGTTTGAAAGTGTGGTTGTCGGAAAAACTGTTCGCTGGGTACCTTGTTTTCGAGTGCAACAGACCTATCTAAAGGGGGGCTGCACGTTTGTGGTGACAGAGCAGAACACAAGGCGGGAGCAAGGGTTTGTTTTTTGTCCCACGGGTCAGCAGCCTGAGCGGCGGAAAGAGAGTGGCTCTACAAACTACCAACCCCTGGAGCACTCTTGGTTTCGGTACGAGCATGTCTTAGGTGGGGATTGACATTCTCTTGATCCATGGTATACTGCCCTCTTTGGTGGCTAGAGTATTTTAGCTACTACTATTTCCAAATGGCGGGGCCGCTTGAAAATGACCCCGCGCCAAAGCCTGGCGGTGCTCAACACCGTCGGGACCTGGAGAAAAAAATGGCCCGAGAATCCTGGAAGACGCGTGAAGCGCGGCGCATCGCCACTGTGGCGAAGTATGCCGAGAAGCGCGCAGAACTAAAGAAGAAGGGCGACTACGAAGCGCTGGCACTCCTGCCCCGTGACGCGTCGCCGTGCCGTGTTAAGAATCGCTGCTCCATCACGGGGCGTGCTAGCGGTTACATGCGAAAGTTTGGTGTCAGCCGCCAGACCTTCCGTGAGCTGGCCCACCGTGGTCTCATCCCCGGCGTCCGCAAGGCGAGCTGGTAGAAAGTTAAGGAGCAACGACTATGGTAATCTCCGATCCTATCGGCGACCTGCTGACCCGTATCCGCAACGCCCAGATGGCGAATCATGACTCCCTTGAGATGCCCTCCAGCAAGATCAAGCTCGAGATCCTTCGCATCCTGCAGGCAGAGGGCTTCATCACCAAGTATGAAGTGATCGAGGACACCCCTCAAAACCGCATCAAGGTTACTCTGAAGTACGCCACCGGTGTTGGTCAGAAGCGCTACCCGGTTATCCAGGGACTCAAGCGTGTGTCCAAGCCTGGTCTGCGTGTCTATGCCCCTGCCGATGAGATCCCCTCTGTCAAGCGTGGTCTTGGCGTGGCGATCTTGACCACCTCCCGTGGCATCGTGACCGGCAAGCAAGCCAAGAAACTGGGTGTCGGCGGCGAAGTCCTGGCCTTCATCTACTAAGATCTGGTGATCGTGACTCTGGCTTCGTGCCGGAGGGAGTTAACCTGTAATGTCCCGAATTGGAAAACAACCTATCGCGCTGCCTGCGGGCGTCACGGTAACAGCGGAGACCGATGGTCTCGTCACTGTTACTGGCCCCAAGGGAACGCTCTCGCGCCGCGTCTCGCCGCGCATGGAAATTAAAGTCGAAGGCACCACGCTCTCTGTCGTGCGCCCCACCGACTCCGACGACGACCGCGCTCAGCACGGGCTTGTCCGCACCCTAGTCAACAACATGGTGGTGGGCGTCTCTGCGGGCTACCAGAAGGTCCTCAACGTGACCGGTGTTGGTTACCGCGCCACGATCGAGGGCGGCAACCTGGTTCTCAATGTCGGCTACTCGCACTCTGTGACCATCAACCCGCGCCCTGGGATTACCTTCAGCGCCGTGGTCGACCCGGCCACTCGTATGCCCGTGATCACCGTCGCGGGGATCGACAAGGAGATCGTCGGACAGCAGTCCGCCGAGGTCCGTAAGGTCCGCAAGCCGGAGCCGTACAAGGGCAAGGGTATCCGCTACAGCGATGAGATCGTCCGCCGCAAGGCTGGTAAGTCCGGTAAGGCCGGCAAGGGCGGTAAGAAGAAGTAATTACCCGGTAGGGGGGCGGGCGCTCCCGTCTCCTGCGGAAAGGCACTATAGATGAGTTTGAATCGGAATGCGACGCGTCTCAAGCGTCACACGCGCATCCGCAAGCGGATGCACGGTGACTCTGAGCGCCCTCGGCTGAGCGTCTATCGCTCGCTGACAAATATCTATGCACAGATCATCAACGATGAAGAGGGCCGCACGCTCGTGGCCGCTTCGTCGCTGGACAAGGACCTGCGCGCTGCCAAAAACGGCGGCAATCTGGAAGGTGCGGAGGCGGTTGGGAAGCTGATCGCGGAGCGTGCTAAGGCGGCGGGTGTTACCAAGGTCGTGTTCGATCGTGGTGGCTATCTTTATCATGGGCGCATCAAGGCACTGGCCGATGCAGCACGTGAAGGCGGACTGGAGTTCTAAGGTATGGCGCGAATCAATCCCGACACGCTCAACCTGGAGGAGCGCGTCGTTCGGACGAACAAAGTCCAGAAGACCAACAAGGGTGGTCGTACCATGTCCTGGTCCATTCTGGTGGTCGTAGGCGATGGCAGTGGTCATGTCGGTGCTGGCATTGGCAAGGCTCGGGCGATCCCCGATGCCGTGCGCAAGGGCACCGAGGATGCAAAGAAGAACCTGATCAAGGTTCCGATTGTCGATGGAACTATTCCCCACGAAGTGCTAGCCGTGCACGGTGCGTCTCAGGTTCTCCTGAAGCCGGCCGCAGCGGGTACGGGAGTGGTGGCCGGTGGCGCGGTGCGTGTGCTGCTTGAGGCAGCGGGCGTCCACGATGTCCTGGCCAAGTCCATCGGTTCCAACAACCCGGTTAACAATGCTTGGGCGACCATGAAGGCGTTCGCTGAGCTCAAGACCGTGGATGACTATGCCGCACTGCGTGGCAAGACGGCGGCGGAAGTGCGCCGTGGTAGCGCGCAGACTGAGGTGAAGGAGGAGAGCGGAGATGGCGCTTAAGGTCACTCTCGTCAAGAGTCCTATCGGATTTGAGAAGTCACAGGGAGCAACGGCTCGGGCCATGGGCCTGACCCGCCTCGGCAAGACCGTCGAGCTTCCTGACAATGAGTCGGTCCAGGGCATGGTCTTTAAGATCCAGCACCTGGTCAAGGTCGAGCAGGCCGAGGAGGCAGCAAAGTGAATCTTTCCGACCTGTCCCCCGCAGGGGGCGCAACGCATCGTCGTAAACGAATCGGCCGTGGTGTCGGTTCGGGGCATGGTAAGACCAGTACCCACGGCCACAAGGGTGACAAGGCCCGTGGCACCGTGCGTCCCGGTTTTGAAGGAGGCCAGACGCCTCTGCACCGCCGCTTGCCCAAGCAGCGCGGTCTTGGCGTGGGCTTAACGGCACGTGGGTTCAACACGGGCCGCTACAAGACCCACTACAATATCGTCAACCTGGGTGATCTCGCCGCTCGTTTCGAGGACGGCGCGACGGTCGATCCGGATACGGTTCTGGCGGCGGGTCTGACCCGTAGCAACGGCCTACCCCTGAAGGTGCTCAACGATGGGACGCTCGACAAGAAGCTCAACATCCGTGCACACAAGTTCAGCGGCAACGCCCAAGCGGCCATCGAGGCTGCCGGCGGCACTGCTGAAGTTATCTAAATCTTCCCAATCACGGGAGCAATTTACGAGGCCGGGAACTTTTCCTGGCCTCGTTTTGATACAATAGACATCATGCTTGAAAAACTCGCGGCTGCATGGGCGGTACCGGATATTCAGAAACGTCTGATCTTCGTCCTCAAAGCCTTTCTGGTCTACGTCATCGCGTCGCATATCCCAATGGCGGGCATCAACCACGACGCCGTCAATAAGCTCGTCTCTCAGGGGCTCCTGAATGCCTACGATGTCTTCTCGGGAGGGGCACTGCGCCGCGTCTCGATCATCGGCCTCTCGCTCATGCCCTACATCAATGCGTCGATTGTGATGCAGCTCCTGACGGTTGCGATCCCGCAGCTCCAGGCGATGTCCAAAGAGGGCGAGTCGGGTCGTCGGCAGATCAACAAGATTACTCGCTACGCCAGTATCGGGCTGGGTTTTGTGCAGGCTGCGGGCCTCTACAACATGTTCTCCAGCGGGGGGGCCATACAGAAGGGCTTCTTCCCGATGCTCATGATGATGGTGGTCATGACCTCTGGCACCATGTTCCTGCTCTGGCTGGGCGAGCAGCTCACCGAGAAAGGGATCGGCAACGGCACGAGCCTGATTATCTTTGTGGGCATCATGATCTCCATCCCCAACCAGATCCTCATGACCTTCAAGATGGTCCAAGAGGGCGCGGTCTCGATCTTTGGCGTGGTGGGGATGGCTATCCTCTTCCTAGCCTCGATTGTGGGCGTGATCTACATGACCCAGGGGACACGCCGCATTCCCGTTCTGAACATGCGCAAGGTGACCGCCGGTGGACGGATGACCTCCGCGGGCCAGTCGTACCTGCCGCTGAAAATCAACACGGCGGGGGTAATTCCGATTATCTTTGCGATGTCGATCCAGCTCTTCCCCCAGACCTTCCAGCAGTTCTTCCCGCGTGGTAAGAGTGCCTTCGGCGACTTCCTCTTCAACGCGACCCAGTGGCTCAACCCGGGGGCGAGTGTCTGGGCATCGCTGATCTTTGCGGTCCTGGTGATGTTCTTCACCTACTTCTACACCGCGGTCCAGTACGATACCAACGATATTGCGGACAACCTCAAGAAGTACGGCTCCCTGATTCCCGGAGTGAAGCCCGGAAAGCCCACGGCGGAGTATCTCGATACGGTTCTGACCCGCATCACGCTGGCAGGGGCGATCTTCCTGGCAGCGATCTCGCTCATCCAGTACTGGGCACCCACATGGACCGGTGTCAAGGCCGTCTCGATTGTTGGTGGCACCTCGCTACTGATCGTCGTTGGGGTGGCGCTGGAGACCATGACCGCCATTGAGGCCCAGATGGCCATGCGCAACTACGAGGGCTTCATCAAGACCCGCCCAAGTGACAGCGACAACATGATGCGGGGGCGGATGCGATAGAGCCTCTCCGGCTGATACTGCTTGGCCCACCGGGGGTGGGCAAGGGAACCCAGGGGGCACGTCTGAGCCAAGCGCTCGGCGTGCCCTCGGTCTCGACGGGGGCACTGCTCCGGTCGCTGATCGCGTCTGGGGAGGACACGCCGCTAGTGCGGGAGGCGCGCCAGATCCTGAGCGGTGCCTTTGTCTCGGATGACTTTGCCAATGCGCTCGCCTTCTCCGCGATCGAGGGGGAGGCGGGCTTTGTGCTGGATGGCTACCCGCGGAGCGTGGCGCAGGCAGAGGCACTGGAGCGCTTTCTGGCGGAGCGCGGTCAGGTGCTGGACTGCGTGCTCTTCTTCCAGCTGAGTGAGGCTGCCCTAGAGGCCCGAGTGCTCGGGCGGCGTGTCTGTGGTACGTGTGGGGCGACCTACCATATCGTGGTGGCTCCGCCATGTCAGGAGGGCCTCTGTGACCGCTGTGGGGGCGTGCTGGGGCTCCGTGTGGAAGACGATGCCCCACAGAAGCGTGCGCTGCGTCGTCAGCTCTACCAGGCCCAGACCGCGCCGCTGTGCGCGTTCTACCAGGAGCGTGGTGTGTTACGTGAGATCGAGGCGGAGGGAGATCCCGATGCCATCTTTAAGAAAGTTTGCGAAAGTCTACCGCGTTTGATATAATCGGCGATTGTGTGCCACAGGTCTAAATGCCCTGTTGCGCATAAACAAGCGCGGTTTGACGAGAAAAGAAAGAACGCTATGGCAGGAAGAAGTGGTGGCTATCGGCCTGGCGGACGGCCAGGTGGGGGAAGACCCGGTGGCGGTCGGCCCGGTGGTGGTGGACGCTCCGGTGGGGGTGGACGCTCCGGTGGTGGAGGCAACTCTACACCGCCGTCGGACGAGCCAGAGAAGGAGCAGGGCATCGAGGTTCAGGGGACGATCGTTGAGAATCTTCCGAACACGATGTTCAAGGTCAAGCTAGAGAGTGGGCACGAGGTGCTCGCGCATATCTCCGGCAAGATCCGCATGCACTACATTAAGATTCTGCCTGGTGATCGGGTTCTCGTTGAGCTCTCGCCGTATGATCTCACACGAGGTCGGATTCTCTATCGCTACCGATAGGGAGGCAAGAAAAATATGAAAGTTCGAGCATCTGTTAAGCCCATCTGCAACAACTGCAAGGTCATCAAGCGAGAAGGCGTCCTGCGCGTCATCTGCAAGAAGAACCCGAAGCATAAGCAGCGTCAGGGCTAATTGTAAGTTTTTGAGGAGTAGAAGTCCGTGGCACGTATTGCTGGTGTAGACCTGCCCCGCGACAAGAGCGTGGAATACGCTTTGCCTGATATCTTTGGAGTTGGACTGGCCGGTGGCCGTGTGATTCTGGAGCAGGCGAAGATCGATCCTCGCAAAAAAGTTGCGGAATTGACGGAGACGGAAGTCTCCACCCTGCGCGACATTATTGAAAAAGAATGGCGCGTTGAGGGAGACCTGCGACGACAGATCGCGATGAATATTCGTCGTCTGCAGGAGATTCAGTGCTATCGCGGCCTGCGGCATCGCCGAGGGCTTCCCGTTCGCGGGCAGCGCACCTCGACCAATGCTCGTACCCGCAAGGGACCGAAGCGCACAGTGGGCGCTAAGAAGAAGAAGAAGTAGGTTCTATGGCACGAAAAGTAACTGCTGCTCAGGCGGCGCGCAACAAGCCCAAGGTTCGCAAGAACATTGCGGTGGGTGTGGCGCACATCCAGAGCACCTTCAACAACACGATTATCACGCTCACCGATACCAAGGGAGAGGCGATCTCCTGGGCCTCTGCGGGCCAGGTTGGTTTCAAGGGCACCAAGAAGGGCACCCCCTTTGCCGCACAGCTGGCTGCTGAGAGCGCCGCTCGCAAGGCAATGGAGCATGGCCTCAAGCGGGTCGATGTGCATGTCAAGGGGCCGGGTTCCGGTCGTGAGACCGCCATCCGTGCGCTGGGACAGGTTGGCCTTGAGGTTAGCATGATCAAGGACGTCACCCCGTTGCCGCACAACGGCTGCCGCGCCCCCAAACGTCGCCGAGTCTGAGTCGGGCTCTGGTCTGCAGAGCCTACTTGTAAACCTATGCGGAAGCGCATAGGGACGAAGAGGAAAAATGTCAAAATCGTCACCGAACTCCGTCAGTGGGGATACCCGCTGTCGAAAGTGTCGTCGCGCTGGAGAGAAGCTTTATCTCAAGGGTGCACGATGCTACTCCAAGAAATGTGCGATCGAGCGCCGCAACTACGCGCCCGGTCAGCATGGCCCCAATGCCCGTCCTGCCAAGCCTACGGACTATGGTAAGCAGCTTCGTGAGAAGCAGAAGATGCGCCAGATGTACCGCGTCTTGGAAGGGCCTTTCCGTGCCTATGTCGCAGAGGCATCCCGTCGCCGCGGCGTTACGGGCGAGAATCTCCTTCAGCTCTTGGAGATGCGCCTTGACAATGTGGTCTTCCGCCTTGGGTTCTCCACTAGCCGTGCTCAGGCCCGTCAGCTGGTCAGCCACGGACACCTGCTGGTCAATGGCAAGCCGGTGGATATCCCCTCGTACCAGGTTCGCCCTGGCGACACAATCACCATCGCCGAAGGCTCCCGCCGCATGAGCGTCATCCAAGATGCTCTCTCGGGCGTCGGCTCTCGAATCCCTACCTGGCTCTCTCTCGATGCCCACCAGTTCACCGGGAAAATCGTCGCGGCTCCCCGTCGTGATGAAGTGGATTCGCAGGTTCAAGAGCAGGTTATCATCGAGTTCTACTCCCGCTAGTTCTCAGGAGGAGACACTATGGCAATTCAGGAGACAGTTGTACCCCGTATCGAAACACTGGAGCAGTCTGGGCTGTTTGGCAAGTTTGTTGTCGAGCCGCTGGAGCCTGGCTACGGTGTGACTCTGGGCAACTCGCTTCGCCG from Armatimonas rosea includes:
- the rpsM gene encoding 30S ribosomal protein S13; the encoded protein is MARIAGVDLPRDKSVEYALPDIFGVGLAGGRVILEQAKIDPRKKVAELTETEVSTLRDIIEKEWRVEGDLRRQIAMNIRRLQEIQCYRGLRHRRGLPVRGQRTSTNARTRKGPKRTVGAKKKKK
- the rpsK gene encoding 30S ribosomal protein S11, giving the protein MARKVTAAQAARNKPKVRKNIAVGVAHIQSTFNNTIITLTDTKGEAISWASAGQVGFKGTKKGTPFAAQLAAESAARKAMEHGLKRVDVHVKGPGSGRETAIRALGQVGLEVSMIKDVTPLPHNGCRAPKRRRV
- the rpsD gene encoding 30S ribosomal protein S4, which codes for MSKSSPNSVSGDTRCRKCRRAGEKLYLKGARCYSKKCAIERRNYAPGQHGPNARPAKPTDYGKQLREKQKMRQMYRVLEGPFRAYVAEASRRRGVTGENLLQLLEMRLDNVVFRLGFSTSRAQARQLVSHGHLLVNGKPVDIPSYQVRPGDTITIAEGSRRMSVIQDALSGVGSRIPTWLSLDAHQFTGKIVAAPRRDEVDSQVQEQVIIEFYSR